From Ignatzschineria sp. RMDPL8A, a single genomic window includes:
- the nhaC gene encoding Na+/H+ antiporter NhaC, with amino-acid sequence MEITTPPPKNIDPLQPPIPEEGRLPTLLEAMIPVLFMMVALVTGIFFLETSPHIPLLVSVMVAALVALRLGYTWSRIEKGMLDAVRLALQAILILMVIGTIIASWIAAGIVPTLIYYGLNILEPKYFLVAACGISCIISIASGNAWTAAGTIGIAIMGIGYGLGMKPEMVAGAVISGVYFGDKISPLSESTNLAPGIVGVDLFEHIKYMLYTTIPALVLSLILFTILGLNYSSEMVDSANVTLTLQHDLKELFVISPWLLLVPCLIIVVMIFRIPAFPGLMIGSLLGVLCAIFIQGADAGMVINALYDGYSIQTSNETLAKLLNNGGITSVLFTVSLVMIAMCFGGILEFTKIFEVLMQQIVKIAKTTKSLIVSTVATCITGNIVGCDQYMSIIIPGRMYADEYRKRGIKPKVLSRTLEDAGTMTSPLIPWNTCGAFMTTTLGVSSFAYLPYTFLCLLSPIIAITYALTGFTIEYYEEGEKPKKIRRFRMGKRL; translated from the coding sequence TTTTTATGATGGTTGCACTCGTAACCGGGATCTTTTTTCTTGAAACGAGCCCACACATTCCCCTTCTTGTAAGCGTGATGGTGGCAGCGCTCGTGGCGCTTCGATTAGGCTATACTTGGAGCCGGATTGAAAAGGGAATGCTCGATGCGGTGCGGCTCGCGCTCCAAGCGATTTTAATTTTGATGGTGATCGGGACGATTATCGCCTCGTGGATCGCCGCCGGCATTGTACCAACGCTCATCTATTACGGGCTCAATATTTTAGAACCGAAATATTTCCTCGTCGCCGCATGTGGAATCTCGTGCATTATCTCCATCGCCTCTGGAAACGCTTGGACGGCAGCAGGAACGATCGGGATTGCGATTATGGGAATCGGTTATGGTCTTGGCATGAAGCCTGAAATGGTGGCGGGCGCGGTGATCTCAGGCGTCTATTTTGGTGATAAGATCTCGCCTCTTTCCGAATCCACAAACCTTGCGCCCGGTATCGTCGGCGTGGATCTCTTTGAGCACATTAAATATATGCTCTACACCACCATTCCCGCCCTTGTGCTTTCGCTTATTTTATTTACCATTTTGGGCTTAAACTATTCGAGCGAAATGGTCGATAGCGCGAATGTGACCCTCACGCTGCAACACGATCTAAAAGAGCTCTTTGTGATTAGCCCGTGGCTGTTACTTGTTCCGTGCCTCATTATCGTGGTGATGATCTTCCGTATTCCCGCATTCCCGGGACTAATGATTGGCTCGCTGCTGGGTGTTCTCTGCGCGATTTTTATTCAAGGGGCCGATGCCGGCATGGTGATTAATGCGCTCTATGATGGATACTCCATCCAAACCAGTAACGAAACCTTAGCGAAACTCCTCAATAACGGGGGCATTACCTCGGTCCTTTTTACCGTGTCGCTTGTGATGATTGCCATGTGTTTTGGCGGAATTTTAGAATTTACCAAGATTTTTGAGGTGTTAATGCAGCAGATCGTCAAAATTGCAAAAACCACCAAAAGCCTCATTGTCTCAACCGTTGCCACCTGTATCACCGGCAATATTGTTGGCTGTGATCAATATATGTCGATCATCATTCCCGGACGCATGTACGCCGATGAATATCGCAAACGGGGCATTAAACCAAAAGTGTTATCGCGAACGCTTGAAGATGCTGGAACGATGACCTCCCCACTCATCCCATGGAATACCTGTGGCGCTTTTATGACGACAACGCTTGGCGTGAGCTCCTTTGCCTATCTGCCCTATACCTTCTTATGCCTCTTAAGCCCGATTATTGCAATTACTTACGCGCTTACCGGCTTTACCATTGAGTATTATGAAGAGGGAGAAAAACCGAAGAAAATTCGCCGATTCCGTATGGGAAAACGCCTCTAG